The genomic interval CACCGGGGGTCGAGCCTGCGGTAGGCGGGGAAGACCATGGGGAACGTGCCGGTCTGCCAGAGTTCGGGGACGCCGGTGCTGATCAGATGGGTGCGCCAGCCGCCGAACCCCTGGACCAGGTCGCCGACGCGGTGGGCGGCGCGCGGTCCCGCGTCGATCACCTCCATGATCGAGTCGGCGCCCATGTGCCGGCCGATGGGAGTGTCGAGGGCGATGCCCTGGAGGTAGGGGTCGACGGAGACGTACAGGGTGCGCAGGAGCATCTCGTCGGGGGCGAGGGTCACGTCGACGTGTTCGACGACCTTCTCGTAGACGCGGTCCACGTCGGGGACTCCTTCGACGTGTTCGCGGACCACCCATTTCGCGATCTTCATGGTTTCCTCTCGGTCGGTGCGGCGGGGCGTACGGGCACGGGGATGACCCGGTGGGTCGGTGGTGGTGCGGTGAGGTCGAGCGAGGCGGTGAAGGGCCGGTCGTCGTCGCGGCAGACGAACTGCATGACGTGGCGTCCGGCGGCGGCGGCCCGGATGAGCCCGCCGGTGGTGGCCCAGACGCCGGACTGGTAGAAGTCGCGCAGTCCGGGGAGGCCCGGGCCGTGCTTCTTGATCAGCTCTTCGAGGGTCTCGCCGCTCTCGACGAAGGGCTGCCAGCCCAGCACGGTCCCGTCGTAGTTGCCGGTGTAGCGGACCTGGGTGAGGGGGCTGGAGACGTCACGGACGACGATCGCGTCCCGCAGGCCGGGGTGGCGCTCTTCGAGGAAGCCGACGAGTGTCTCGCGGGCCCGTCGTTTCGCCGCGTAGTAGCCGCGCCCGTGCCGTACGGGCAGGGTGTGCAGCTCGTGGCCGCCGCGGGTGCGGGTGATCTGTTCGGGGCCCTCGTCCAGGGCGCGCCAGGGGGCGATGTCGCAGAAGTAGGTGGCGTAGACGACGGTGGTGCCGTCCGGGGACAGTTCGGGGTAGTGGCGGCTGCGGAACTGGACGTTGATGCTGGGGTGGCGGATGCCGGTCAGTTCGGCGGCCGTCGCCCCGTCGAGGAGGTAGGTGGTGCAGGGGTCCCCTTCGGGGAAGGGGCGGGAGAGGCCGAGGAAGAGGGTGAAGTAGCCGGGGAAGACCATGCCGGGTTCGTGGATGGTCTCGGTGTAGAGCTTGCGGTAGTCCTCGCCCAGGTACTTGCCCTCCAGGAACTTCATGGTCGTGGTGTAGCCGTCGCAGGCCGACACGACGATGTCGGCGCGCAGTTCCCGACCGTCGCTGAGGCGGACGCCCACCGCCCGGTCGTCCTCGACGATCACCGTCTCGACCTTGGTGTTGTAGGAGACCTCGCCGCCGAGCCGGCGGTAGCGGGCCTCGATCGACTCGGCGAGGCCGAGGGAGCCGCCTTCGGGGACTCCGGCGGAGAGGTTGGCGTGCGAGGCGAGCTGGAAGTGGAAGGGGAGGACGGGGAAGGCCGGGTGCTTCTCGTACAGGATGAAGTTGAAGGCCTCCCGCAGGAGGGGGTCCTTGAACTTCTGGGAGAAGTCGCTCATCAGGACGGTGATCGTGGTGCGGACGGAGTTGAAGTACGGCAGGAACGAGGCGAGCATCCGCCAGCGCTCCCGGCGTCCCATCAGTCCGACGGGCTTGAGGAAGGGGTAGACCGCGAGCGCCTTGCGGAAGCTGCGCAGTTGGGCGCAGAACTTCCGTACGAGCCGGGCGTCGGCGGGCGAGATGTCGATGAGGTGGGCTTCGAGCCGGTCGGGGTCGGAGTAGAAGTGGACGGCCCGGCCGTCCGTGCCGCGCACGATGTTGAAGACGTCGAAGTGACGGATCTCCTTGCCCTGGAGGGCGCCGAGCTCCAGCCAGATCTGGTGCATCTCGTTGCCGGGGCCGCTGCCGAGGAGCCAGCTGACGCAGGCGTCCAGGGTGAAGCCGCCGCGCTCCCAGGCGGTGCAGCAGCCGCCGGGGATCTCGTGCATCTCCAGGATGCGGGTGCGGTAGCCGTTCATCTGGGCGTAGCAGCCGGTGGAGAGCCCGCCGAGACCGGCCCCGATGATGATCATCGTCTCCCGGGGCCGGCGGGGGCCGCCGGTCCGGGGTCCGTTCCTGTCGCCGCTCATGAGCCCTCGCTCTCCCGTGCGGACCACCGGTCGAGCTGGGGCAGGTGTCCCAGCTTCCCGGGGTGCCAGGGTTCGGCGCCCTTGCTCTCCCAGGCCCGGAATTCCAGGCCCAGGTCGCGGCAGAGGTACTGGACGGCGAAGCGGCCGGTGGAGGCGGCGCGGATCAGGCCGCCCATGCCGACCCACTGTCCGGCCATGGAGAAGTTGCTCAGTCCCGGAAGCCGCATCCGGTCCTTGCCGACGAGGCGCGCGGCGACGTCGTCGGCTTCGGAGAACGCCTTCCACGCCAGGATGGATCCGCCGAGGTTGCCGGTGTAGCGGTGGGTGGTGGCGGGCGTGGCGACCTCGACGATGTCGATGCGATCCGCGATGCCGGGGGTGCGGCGTTCGAGGAAGTCGCGGACGAAGTGGGCCACTTCGCGCTTGCGCCGGCGGTACTCCTTGCGGTCTCTGGTGCGCAGGTCCTTCCAGTGTGCGTAGTCGCTGAAGTAGGTGCAGTGCAGGACGGAGTGGCCCGGCGGTGCGAAGCCGCCGGAGTAGCGGGAGCGTGCCTGCACGACGAGGCTGTCCTGAAGGGCTCCGGGGAGGTGGGCCGCGTCGTCCGGGCCGAGGAGGTGTGTGGTGCTGTGCGCCTCCTCGGGCTCCAGGTCGCCGCGCAGGCCGACGAAGGCGGAGACGACGGCGGGGAAGAGGGTGCCGGGGCGGTGGAGGAGGTCGGTGTAGAGCTTGTCGATCCTGGGTCCGGTGTACCGGCCGCCCAGGAGTCCGTAGACGGTGGTGTGGCCGTCGCAGGCGGAGACCACGTGTTCGGCGAAGTAACGCCTGCCGTTGCGGAGTTCGATGCCGATCGCCCGGTCGTTCTCGACCAGGATCCGCTCGGTACGCGCCCGGTAGGTGACCGTTCCGCCCAGGCTCTTGTAGCGCTCCTCGACGGAGCGGGCGAGGCCGAGCGAACCGCCCTGGGGGAAGCCCGCGTTGCCGTGGTGGGCGGCCGCCATGTTGAAGAGGTACGGCAGCATCGGGAAGCCCTCGGGGTCCTGGAAGAAGATGTTGCGGAACGCCTTGCGCAGCAGCGGGTCCTGGAACCGGTCGGCGAACACGTGCATCGGAGTGGCGGCGGTCCGCCAGAACAGCCGGAAGGCAGGGAGCACCGTGCGCAGGGTCCGGGCCCTCTCCCCTACGGTCCTGAGCGCGGGCGCGGTCAGGAACGGGTACAGCTCGATGTCGATGAAGCGCCGCAGGTCCCGGGTGAAGGCCCGGATGAGCGGGGCGTCGGCGGGTGAGACCTCCAGGAGGTGGGCCTCCAGCCGGTCGGGGTCGTTGTAGAACGTCACCGACCGGCCCGAGGCGTCCTCGACCTTGTTGAACAGGTCGAAGTTGGTGACCGTCTTGCCGTCGAGCGCGCCGAGCTCGCTCCACACCCGGTGGGCGTCGTTGCCCGGGGCGGTGCCGATGAGCCACTCGATGCAGTAGTCGAAGAGGTACCCGTCGCGGGACCAGGCGGTGCAGCAGCCGCCGGGCAGCACGTGCTTCTCGAAGATGCGGGTCCTGGCTCCGCTCATCTGCGCGTAGACGCCGGTGGAGAGGCCGGCCACGCCCGCGCCGATGACGATGACGCGGGGCGGGGTGCCCGGGGCGCGTTCCCTGCTGGTCCAGTCGGTGGGGTCGTCATCCGCCATGGGTCGCGTCTCCCCTCAGGACGGAGCGCACCAGCTCGGCGTTGCGGGGCAGGTGTTTGGCGTCGAGCATGTCGGCGTGGATGCCGGAGCCGCGCAGTACGGCGGTGGCGCCGGTGGAGCTGCCGTGCCAGGTGCCGTGCTCCCCGGCGGCGTACAGGGCGGCCTTCTCCTCGTCGGTGATCACGCTGACCGTCGCGGCGACCGTGCCGGTGTTGGGGGTGCGCCCACAGAAGGCGAGGTATTCGGCGGCGTGGGCGAGGGTCTCGTGGGCGACGGCCTCGGAGCCGGTGTGCTTGCGTACGTGGTCGGCGAGTTCGCTCTCGAAGGCGGCGATGCCCGAGGCGTCCGGTTCGTAGGCGGCGAGGATGCGGCGGGAGTCGAGGATGACGACATGGGCGACGTCCCGGCCGCGCCGCTCCAGCTCCTTGGCCGTCTCGAAGGCGAGGTTGCCGCCGAGGGAGTAACCCAGGAGCAGATACGGGCCGTCGGGCCGGGCGGCCTCGATCAGGTCGGCGTACCGGCTGACCTTGTCGTCGCCGGGCAGGTAGTTGAAGCCGGTGACGGAGTAGTCGGGGAGCTGTGCGGCCAGCCCCCGGTAGACGAGCCCGTGGCCGCCGGCGGGCGGGAAGCAGAAGAGGGCGGAGGCCTGACCGGCGTTGAAGGTGAGGCTGGGCAGTTCGTCGGCGGCGGTGCCGAGCAGGACGTCCTCCACGGTGGCGGCCATGCCGTGCAACGTGGTGACCTGGTAGAGCCTGCTGACGGGGACGCCGACGCCGAACTCGGTGCGCAGGTGGTGGAGGAGTTCGATGAGCTTGATCGAGCTGCCGCCGAGTTCGAAGAAGTCGTCCTCCAGGCCGATCTGTTCACGGCCGAGCAGGGTCTTCCAGTGGCGGGCGACACTGACCTCGTACAGCGTCACGGGCTCCTCGTGCGGCCGGTCCCCCGCGCCGGCCCGGGGGGCGGGCAGGGCGGCCGTGTCGACCTTGCCGTTGGCCGTCAGCGGCAGGGCGGGCACTTCGGTGAAGTGGGACGGGATCATGTACGAGGGCAGCGAGCGGGCCAGGTGGCGGCGCAGGGCCCGGACGTCCAGAGTCGCGCCGGGCGCGGGGACGCAGTAGGCGCAGAGCGCCGCCTCTCCCCCGGTGTCGGTGCGTACGGTGACGACGGCCCGGGCGAGCGGGGGCCACTGGGCGAGCTGCGCCTCGATCTCGCCGATCTCGATGCGGTGGCCGCGCAGTTTGACCTGTCCGTCGGTGCGGCCGAGCAGGTGGACCCGGCCGTGCGCGTCCCAGCGGGCGATGTCGCCGGTGCGGTAGAGGCGTTCGGGCCGGGCGTCGGCGGTCCGGCCGAGCGCCCGGGTGACGAAGCGCTCCTCGGTCTGCTCGGGGTCTCCGGCGTAGCCGAGGGCGACGCCGTCGCCGCCGATCCAGAGTTCGCCGGGCACGCCGGGCGGGACGGGTTCGCCGTGGGCGTCGAGGACATGGAGGGCGCTGTTGGGCAGCGGCCGGCCGATCGGGACCATGGCGCCGGGTTCCAGGTCGTCGACGGGCCCCTCGAAGAACGCGCTGTCGATGGTGGCCTCGGTGAGACCGTAGGAGTTGACGAGGCGGGTGCCGGGTCCGCAGAGCCCGGCCAGCCGGCGGTACTCCCCCACGCTCCAGGCGTCCGAGCCGACCACCAGCAGTCGCAGGAAGTCCAACCGCAGCCCTTCCCGTGTGCAGTGGTCCATCAGGCCGCGGACCACAGCGGGGACGAACTCCGCGCAGTCGACACGCTCCTGACGCATCGTGCGGTAGAGCCGGGTGGTGTCGAAGAGGAGGTCGCGGTCGGCCAGGACGAGGGTGCCGCCCGAGCACAGGGCGCGCACCAGGTCGCCGGTGAACACGTCGAAGGACGGTTCGGCCATCTGGAGGTGCGTCCGGACGTCGGTGTCCAGCCGGTACTCCTGGCGCCACGCGGCGTGGGCGGAGGCGAGGTTGCGGTGGCTGACGCGGACGGCCTTGGGCCGGCCGGTGGATCCGGAGGTGGTGATGACGTACGCGGGCGAGTCGGGGCCGGCCTCGGCAGCCGGTCCTTCCGGGTGCGGTTCGGTGCGTCCGAGCTCGGCGAGGGTGAGCGTCGGGACGGTCAGGGCCCCGGTCTGCTCCGGCGTGGCGTCGTCCGCGACGAGGACGAGCGCCGCGCCGGTGGTCGTCACGAGGTGGGCGAGCCGGTCGGCGGGCTGGTCGGGCCGGAGCGGGAGGTAGGCGGCGCCTGCCTTGAGGACGCCGAGCAGGGCGACGATCAGCTCGGGCGACTTGTCGAGGCACAGCACGACCACCGAACCCTCGCCGACGCCGAGCGCCCGCAGCCGGGCGGCGCTGTCGGCGGCCCGCCGGTCCAGCTCGGCGTAGGTCAGCCGGTGCGCCCCGCCGTGTGCGGTGGGCAGGGTGACGGCGACGGCCGCGGGGTGTTCGGCGGCGACGCGGCCGATCAGCGTCTGGACCGGGACGAACGGCTCCGCCCCGGTTCCGGCGGACGGCAGGGCCGGGCGGCTCCACTCCCCGACGAGCCGCTCACGCTCCCGGTCGCCGAGCATCTCCAGTTGGGAGGCGGGCTGTTCGCCCGGGACCCGGGTCATCCGGTCGAGGAGGCGGATGTAGTGGGCGGCCATGCGGCGCATGGTCTCGGGGAGGAAGAGGTCGGTGTTGTACTTGAACACACAGTGGAAGCGGCCCTCGGCCTCGTCCTCGTAGGCGGACAGCGTTATGTCGAACTGCCCCTCTTCCTCGGGGAGTTCGATGTACTCCAGCCGGTAGCCGTACTGTTCGGCGGCCACCTTGTGGGTGAGGAGGATGAACATCGCCTGGAAGACGGCGGAGCGGCTGGGGTCGTGCTGGAGGCCCAGCTCCTCGACGAGGAGGACGAAGGGGTACTCCTGGTTGTCCAGGCCGCCGAGCACGGTCCGGCGGACCTGTTGCAGCAGTTCGGCGACGGTCGGGTCCTCGGACAGATCGGCGTGCAGGGGCAGCGGGTTGACGAAGTAGCCGTAGACGGAGGCGAAGTCCTGCCGGGTGCGGCCGGTCACCGGGCTGCCGACGATGATGTGGTCCTGCCCGGAGTAGCGGTGCAGCAGGAGGTAGTACGCGCTCAGCAGCACCATGAACGGGGTGACGCCGTGGGCGCGGGCCAGGGCGTGGACGCGGGCGCTGAGGGCGTCGTCCAGGACGAAGAACTCGGAGGCCCCGTTGTGGGTCTGGACCGCCGGGCGCGGTTTGTCGACGGGCAGGTCGAGGAGCGGGACCTCGGCCGGCAGGTGGGAGCGCCAGTAGTCGAGCATGCCCGCCGCCCCGGGCCCGGCCAGGAAGGCGTTCTGCTGGTTGAGGAAGTCGAGGTAGCGGGCCTCGATCGGTGGGAGCTGGGGTTCCTGGTTGCGGCGCAACGCCTCGTAGACGGCGAGGAGTTCGTCGATGAAGGTGAAGGTGGAGATGGCGTCGGAGACGATGTGGTGGACGGCCTTCATGATGATCCAGCGGTCCGGGCCCCGCTTGAAGAGCCGGAAGCGGACCAGTGGGTCCTGGGCGAGGTCGTACGGTTTGCGGTACTCCTGGACGATCGTCGCGTGGATGGACTCCCAGTCCTCTCCCTGGACGTCGAAGAGGGCGAGGTCCGTCGCGGCGTCCTCGGACACCCGCTGCACGGCCTGCCCGTCCACCAGGAGGAAGTTGGTGCGGAGCGCGGGGTGCCGGGCGATGAGCCGGCGGACGGCCTCGAACATCAGGTCCGGTTCGAGCGTGACGGTCACCTCGACGGCTCCGCCGATGTTGTACGCGTAACCGTCGGGGTTGAGGTGCTTGAGGAACCAGAGCGCTTTCTGGTTCTGCGTCAGTGGGTACTGCCCCTCGTCGCTGTGGAGTTCCACCGCTCCCGGGGCCCTGTCGGGGGCGTCGGCCGAGGCCAGGGCGGTGAGGCCGTCGTGGAGCTGGGCGGCGAGTTCCCCGGCCGGGGTGCCGCTGAGCAGGGCGACCACGGGGAGGGCGACGCCGAGTTCGGCGTGGATCCGGGCCCGCAGCTCCATGGCGAGGAGGGAGTCGAGGCCGAGTTCGCCGAGGCCGGTGGCGGGGTCGATGCGGTCCGTGCCGGTGCGCAGCACGGCGGCGGAGAGCGCGGCGAACCGCTCGGCGACCAGGGTGCGGCGGGTCTCCTCGTCGGCGGCGCGGAAGGTGTCGAGGAATCCGTTGCCCGAGGTGGCGTCGGCCGGCGGGGCGGCGGCCGCGGCGAGGTCGGCGACCAGCGGCGGCGGGGACGGGTACCAGGCGAGGAAGACGGGCCAGTCGACGACGGTGGCGACGACCAGTTGGGCGTGGTCCTGGCCGATGACGCGTTCCAGGACGGCCATGCCGGCGTCCGGGGACAGCGAGCTCATGCCACGGCTGTGCAGATAGTGGTCGACGAGGCCGAGTTCTTCGATCATTCCGGTGGCCCAGGGGCCCCAGTCCAGGCTGAGCGCGGGCAGTTGCTGGGCGCGGCGGTGGTGGGCGAGGGCGTCCAGGAAGGCGTTGCCCGCGGCGTAGTTGGTCTGGCCGGCCGTGGTCAGCAGGGAGGCGATGGAGGCGAAGAGCACGAAGTGTTCGAGGGGCTCGTCCCGCAGGTGCCGGTGCAGGAGGTGGGCACCGACGGTCTTGGGGTCGTGGACGGCGTCGAAGGCGGCCCGGTCCAGATCGGCGACGAGCGTGTCGCGGACCTGTCCCGCGAGGTGGAACACCCCGCGTACGGGGGGCGCCCCGCTGTGCCGGTGGGCGTCGAGCCAGCCGGCCAGGGCGTCCTCGTCGGTGATGTCGAGGGTCGCGAGGACGGGCTGCGCGCCGAGCGCCTCCAGCTCGCGGAGCAGGGCCACGGCCCGGCCCTCGGCGGTGGCGGGGTCGGTGCCGGCCCACTTCTCCCGGGCCGGGACGGGGGTCCGCCCGACCAGGATGATCCGGCGGGCCCCGCGGCGTACGAGGGTGCGGCACAGCAGTCGGCCGAGCGCGCCGAACGCGCCGGTGACCAGATAGCTTCCATCCGCCCGCAGGCGCAGCGGCAGCGGGCGGGTCAGGCCCTCGGCGGGGCGGAGGCGGCTGGTGCGGCGGCCGCCGTCGCGCAGGGCGATCTCCTCCTCGTCGTCGTTGAGGACCTCGCCGAGGAGCGCTTCGGCCTCGGCCCGGTCGCCGTCGGGGCCCGGCTGCCGCCTGGGGTCGAGGTCGATGAGTTTGCCGGGGTGTTCGATCAGTTCCTGGTGCCGCAGCACGCGGCCGATGCCCCAGGCGGGTGCGCCGAGGGGTTCGGGCCCCTCACCTGGCAGGGCCGGCTGGGCGCCGCGGGTGACGATGTGCAGGCGGCCTCCGGAGCCCCGGGCGGACAGGAGCCGGGCGAGGGCGATCAGTGAGTACGCTCCCGCGCCGGTGTGGTCGGTCAGGGAGGTCCGGTCGCACGCGGCGAGGGCGGGCGCGTCGAGGTTCCACAGGTGCAGGACGGCCCCCCGGAAGGGACCTCCGTCGCGGTCCAGGTCGGCGAGGAGCCGGCGCAGATCGGCGTCGGATGCGGGGTCGACCGTGAACGTGGCGCCGTCGCCGGACGCGGTGTAGGCGGCGCCCCGGCGTACCAGGCGGCAGCGTTCGCCCCGGGCGGCGGCCAGGGCGGCGAAGGCGTCCGCGACGCCCCCGGTGTCGGCGAGGACCAGCCAGTCGTGGTAGCGGGCCGCTGCCGCGGGTGCCGGTGCCTGTCGGCGCTCGGCGGCGCTTCCCGACGCCTCGCCTCGTACGCCGTCGTCGCGCACGTCACCACCGTCGCTCACGTCACCGTCGTTCACGTCACCGTCGTTCGCGTCCTGCGGCAGGGCCCGGGCGTCATCGGCGGGCAGCGGCGGGCAGTCGGTCCAGACGGGTTCGGCGAGCCAGGAGTCGATCGTGGTCCGGGCGACGGCGGTGGCCGCCTTCTCCACGTCGGCGGCGCGGAAGCCGAGGACCCGGCCGAGCGGCGCCCCGTCGTCCGCGTACAGGGCGATGTTGCCGAGGGTGGTGTCGGCGTCGCCGGGGAGCAGGGTGGCGTGGGCCCAGAACGGCTGATCGCCGATGGGTTCCAGGGCGACCTCGTCCAGGGAGAGCGGCAGCCTGATCCCGGTGACCGGTGCGGGATCTTCGGGGGCCGGCGGGATGAGCGGAGTCAGGAGAGTCTGGAAGCAGGCGTCGAGGAGGACGGGGTGGAGGTGGTGGCCGGCGGCGTCGTCGCCGATCGCCCGGGGCGGGCGGATCCGGGCGAGGACCTCGCCGGAGCCGATCCAGACCTCCTCGATGGCCTGGAAGGCGGGGCCGTAGTGGTAGCCGAGGGCGGCCAGCGCGGTGTAGCAGTCGGGTCCTTCGAGGCGCCGGAGGGACCTGGCCCGGATCGCGGGGGCGTCGAGCGGCGGGGCGGTGCGGCGGCGTTGCCCGGTGCGGACGATCCCGCTCGCGTGCACGGCCCGTTCCCCGTCGTCCCCGGTCGGGGAGGCGATGGTGAAGGCCGCGTTCTCCAGGGAGAGCGACACCTCCACGGTCCGGTCCTCGCCGTCGGGCAGGAAGAGGGCCTTGCGCAGATCGATGTCGGCGAGGACGGCGGTGGTGCCGCCGGTGAGCCGCAGGACGGCCTGGGCGGCCATTTCCAGATAACCGGCGGCGGGGAAGACCACGGTGTCCTGGATGCGGTGGTCGGCGAGGTACGGCAGGTCCTCGGTGTCCAGGCGGGCCTGCCAGGTGGGCTCCGTACGGTCGGTGCGGCGGCCCAGGAGTTGGTGGTCGCGGTGGCCGAGCCGGACCTGGGCGACCGGCCGGGGTTCGGTCCAGTGGCGGTCGCGCCGGAAGGGGTGGCGGGGCAGGGTGACCGGCCGGCCGGCCGGCTGGAGGACGCTCCAGTCGATG from Streptomyces sp. CA-278952 carries:
- a CDS encoding phytoene desaturase family protein, producing MSGDRNGPRTGGPRRPRETMIIIGAGLGGLSTGCYAQMNGYRTRILEMHEIPGGCCTAWERGGFTLDACVSWLLGSGPGNEMHQIWLELGALQGKEIRHFDVFNIVRGTDGRAVHFYSDPDRLEAHLIDISPADARLVRKFCAQLRSFRKALAVYPFLKPVGLMGRRERWRMLASFLPYFNSVRTTITVLMSDFSQKFKDPLLREAFNFILYEKHPAFPVLPFHFQLASHANLSAGVPEGGSLGLAESIEARYRRLGGEVSYNTKVETVIVEDDRAVGVRLSDGRELRADIVVSACDGYTTTMKFLEGKYLGEDYRKLYTETIHEPGMVFPGYFTLFLGLSRPFPEGDPCTTYLLDGATAAELTGIRHPSINVQFRSRHYPELSPDGTTVVYATYFCDIAPWRALDEGPEQITRTRGGHELHTLPVRHGRGYYAAKRRARETLVGFLEERHPGLRDAIVVRDVSSPLTQVRYTGNYDGTVLGWQPFVESGETLEELIKKHGPGLPGLRDFYQSGVWATTGGLIRAAAAGRHVMQFVCRDDDRPFTASLDLTAPPPTHRVIPVPVRPAAPTERKP
- a CDS encoding phytoene desaturase family protein; this encodes MADDDPTDWTSRERAPGTPPRVIVIGAGVAGLSTGVYAQMSGARTRIFEKHVLPGGCCTAWSRDGYLFDYCIEWLIGTAPGNDAHRVWSELGALDGKTVTNFDLFNKVEDASGRSVTFYNDPDRLEAHLLEVSPADAPLIRAFTRDLRRFIDIELYPFLTAPALRTVGERARTLRTVLPAFRLFWRTAATPMHVFADRFQDPLLRKAFRNIFFQDPEGFPMLPYLFNMAAAHHGNAGFPQGGSLGLARSVEERYKSLGGTVTYRARTERILVENDRAIGIELRNGRRYFAEHVVSACDGHTTVYGLLGGRYTGPRIDKLYTDLLHRPGTLFPAVVSAFVGLRGDLEPEEAHSTTHLLGPDDAAHLPGALQDSLVVQARSRYSGGFAPPGHSVLHCTYFSDYAHWKDLRTRDRKEYRRRKREVAHFVRDFLERRTPGIADRIDIVEVATPATTHRYTGNLGGSILAWKAFSEADDVAARLVGKDRMRLPGLSNFSMAGQWVGMGGLIRAASTGRFAVQYLCRDLGLEFRAWESKGAEPWHPGKLGHLPQLDRWSARESEGS
- a CDS encoding non-ribosomal peptide synthetase/type I polyketide synthase — translated: MADANNRALRNKVAIIGMGCRLPGGASDHRTYWRNLVEGKDCITPTPPDRYDVSTLGSRFRDKPGRLVGGRGGYIDGFDEFDPAFFGISPREADHMDPQQRKLLEVAWEALEDGGQRAADLAGGNVAVYVGAFTLDYKILQFADLGFTSLAAHTATGTMMTMVSNRISYCFDFRGPSLSIDTACSSSLVAVHLACQALNNGESDLALAGGTLLHMAPQYTIAETKGGFLSPEGRSRTFDAAADGYVRAEGVGLVALKRLDDAVRDGDRIHAVITGSGVNQDGHTNGITVPNADAQVDLIRRVCAEAGITPGDLQYMEAHGTSTPVGDPIEANALARALAVGRAPGARAYVGSVKTNIGHTESAAGIAGLIKTVLSIKHRTIPPHINLENLNPAIDPATLPYEIPTRPTAWPEHEGPARAGVNSFGFGGTNAHVVLEEAPEVLPDVRPAAPAGRRWSILPLSARNPDALTEMAAGIRGELAGDNGPAVALDDLGHTLAHRRQHLPERLSVAYTSRASLDEALAAHARGEAHPRVARGRARDAADRRLVWVFTGMGPQWWGMGRQLLEEEPVFRDAVAACDRALREFADWSLIEEMTADESVSRMAETWLAQPANFAVQVGLAALWRSHGVRPDAVVGHSTGEIAAFHAAGVYSLRDAARVVVHRSRLQQTLAGTGAMLAVSLSEDEAERRVRPYSDRVSIAAVNSPTAITLAGDEAALTLLAQELRAEQQFAKFLTVEVPYHSVVMERIKDELLALLAPLEPRAAQVPLYLTGVEGTARGEELDAAYWWKNVRERVRFRSAVDRIADDGHQVFLEIGPHPVLGHAIRECLDTGGTSGLTLPSIRRRENESERFAASLGSLHNLGVPIDWSVLQPAGRPVTLPRHPFRRDRHWTEPRPVAQVRLGHRDHQLLGRRTDRTEPTWQARLDTEDLPYLADHRIQDTVVFPAAGYLEMAAQAVLRLTGGTTAVLADIDLRKALFLPDGEDRTVEVSLSLENAAFTIASPTGDDGERAVHASGIVRTGQRRRTAPPLDAPAIRARSLRRLEGPDCYTALAALGYHYGPAFQAIEEVWIGSGEVLARIRPPRAIGDDAAGHHLHPVLLDACFQTLLTPLIPPAPEDPAPVTGIRLPLSLDEVALEPIGDQPFWAHATLLPGDADTTLGNIALYADDGAPLGRVLGFRAADVEKAATAVARTTIDSWLAEPVWTDCPPLPADDARALPQDANDGDVNDGDVSDGGDVRDDGVRGEASGSAAERRQAPAPAAAARYHDWLVLADTGGVADAFAALAAARGERCRLVRRGAAYTASGDGATFTVDPASDADLRRLLADLDRDGGPFRGAVLHLWNLDAPALAACDRTSLTDHTGAGAYSLIALARLLSARGSGGRLHIVTRGAQPALPGEGPEPLGAPAWGIGRVLRHQELIEHPGKLIDLDPRRQPGPDGDRAEAEALLGEVLNDDEEEIALRDGGRRTSRLRPAEGLTRPLPLRLRADGSYLVTGAFGALGRLLCRTLVRRGARRIILVGRTPVPAREKWAGTDPATAEGRAVALLRELEALGAQPVLATLDITDEDALAGWLDAHRHSGAPPVRGVFHLAGQVRDTLVADLDRAAFDAVHDPKTVGAHLLHRHLRDEPLEHFVLFASIASLLTTAGQTNYAAGNAFLDALAHHRRAQQLPALSLDWGPWATGMIEELGLVDHYLHSRGMSSLSPDAGMAVLERVIGQDHAQLVVATVVDWPVFLAWYPSPPPLVADLAAAAAPPADATSGNGFLDTFRAADEETRRTLVAERFAALSAAVLRTGTDRIDPATGLGELGLDSLLAMELRARIHAELGVALPVVALLSGTPAGELAAQLHDGLTALASADAPDRAPGAVELHSDEGQYPLTQNQKALWFLKHLNPDGYAYNIGGAVEVTVTLEPDLMFEAVRRLIARHPALRTNFLLVDGQAVQRVSEDAATDLALFDVQGEDWESIHATIVQEYRKPYDLAQDPLVRFRLFKRGPDRWIIMKAVHHIVSDAISTFTFIDELLAVYEALRRNQEPQLPPIEARYLDFLNQQNAFLAGPGAAGMLDYWRSHLPAEVPLLDLPVDKPRPAVQTHNGASEFFVLDDALSARVHALARAHGVTPFMVLLSAYYLLLHRYSGQDHIIVGSPVTGRTRQDFASVYGYFVNPLPLHADLSEDPTVAELLQQVRRTVLGGLDNQEYPFVLLVEELGLQHDPSRSAVFQAMFILLTHKVAAEQYGYRLEYIELPEEEGQFDITLSAYEDEAEGRFHCVFKYNTDLFLPETMRRMAAHYIRLLDRMTRVPGEQPASQLEMLGDRERERLVGEWSRPALPSAGTGAEPFVPVQTLIGRVAAEHPAAVAVTLPTAHGGAHRLTYAELDRRAADSAARLRALGVGEGSVVVLCLDKSPELIVALLGVLKAGAAYLPLRPDQPADRLAHLVTTTGAALVLVADDATPEQTGALTVPTLTLAELGRTEPHPEGPAAEAGPDSPAYVITTSGSTGRPKAVRVSHRNLASAHAAWRQEYRLDTDVRTHLQMAEPSFDVFTGDLVRALCSGGTLVLADRDLLFDTTRLYRTMRQERVDCAEFVPAVVRGLMDHCTREGLRLDFLRLLVVGSDAWSVGEYRRLAGLCGPGTRLVNSYGLTEATIDSAFFEGPVDDLEPGAMVPIGRPLPNSALHVLDAHGEPVPPGVPGELWIGGDGVALGYAGDPEQTEERFVTRALGRTADARPERLYRTGDIARWDAHGRVHLLGRTDGQVKLRGHRIEIGEIEAQLAQWPPLARAVVTVRTDTGGEAALCAYCVPAPGATLDVRALRRHLARSLPSYMIPSHFTEVPALPLTANGKVDTAALPAPRAGAGDRPHEEPVTLYEVSVARHWKTLLGREQIGLEDDFFELGGSSIKLIELLHHLRTEFGVGVPVSRLYQVTTLHGMAATVEDVLLGTAADELPSLTFNAGQASALFCFPPAGGHGLVYRGLAAQLPDYSVTGFNYLPGDDKVSRYADLIEAARPDGPYLLLGYSLGGNLAFETAKELERRGRDVAHVVILDSRRILAAYEPDASGIAAFESELADHVRKHTGSEAVAHETLAHAAEYLAFCGRTPNTGTVAATVSVITDEEKAALYAAGEHGTWHGSSTGATAVLRGSGIHADMLDAKHLPRNAELVRSVLRGDATHGG